In Rhodothermales bacterium, a single genomic region encodes these proteins:
- a CDS encoding Glu/Leu/Phe/Val dehydrogenase — MSEISFLEQVDRMFEKAAAYTDHPSGLLKQIRMCNSVYAMEFPLQRDDGSILTIRAWRAEHSQHKLPTKGGIRYASNVTEDEVKALATLMTYKCAIVDVPFGGAKGGVKISARNFSSPELQRITRRYTYELTRKNFIGPGIDVPAPDYGTGAKEMAWILDTYNSLTTDPLDALACVTGKPVGQGGIRGRTEATGLGVYYGIREACSFADDMAVIGLDPGIAGKSFIVQGLGNVGYHAAKFLTQSGARLIGVGEYEGAIYNPEGMDLEQLVSHRKATGSVFDFDGAENIESSKDILARPCDILIPAALESQITVENADEIKAKIIGEAANGPVTAEADEMLLKRNVMIIPDVYLNAGGVTVSYFEWLRNLSHVRFGRMSRRFEQSAQELMLSAMEELSGSEFSPERKVQIARGADETTLVYSGLEETMVNAYGEIRSTAREKNLDLRTAAFVNAINKVASSYTEMGIFP; from the coding sequence ATGTCTGAAATCAGTTTCCTGGAACAGGTCGACCGCATGTTTGAGAAGGCGGCCGCCTATACCGATCACCCGTCGGGGTTGCTTAAACAGATCAGGATGTGCAATTCGGTGTACGCCATGGAATTCCCTCTGCAGCGGGATGACGGTTCAATCCTGACGATCCGCGCATGGCGTGCCGAGCACAGCCAACACAAACTCCCGACGAAGGGTGGCATCCGATATGCCTCTAATGTGACGGAAGACGAGGTGAAGGCGCTGGCGACGCTTATGACCTACAAGTGCGCGATCGTCGACGTGCCGTTCGGCGGAGCAAAAGGCGGAGTCAAGATCAGCGCGCGCAACTTCTCGTCCCCCGAACTCCAACGCATCACGCGCCGCTACACGTATGAACTGACCCGGAAGAACTTCATAGGTCCTGGCATCGACGTTCCGGCACCGGACTACGGGACCGGGGCCAAGGAAATGGCCTGGATCCTCGATACTTACAACTCATTGACCACTGATCCGCTCGATGCGCTCGCCTGTGTAACGGGCAAACCGGTTGGACAGGGAGGTATTCGCGGTCGCACCGAAGCGACCGGGCTGGGCGTCTATTACGGAATACGTGAGGCATGTTCTTTTGCGGATGACATGGCGGTGATTGGCCTGGATCCGGGCATTGCGGGTAAGAGCTTTATCGTGCAGGGACTTGGAAACGTCGGATATCATGCCGCGAAGTTCCTGACCCAGAGTGGCGCGCGTTTGATCGGCGTCGGAGAGTACGAAGGAGCGATCTACAATCCGGAGGGTATGGATCTGGAGCAGCTGGTGAGTCACCGAAAGGCCACCGGCAGCGTGTTTGATTTCGACGGCGCCGAAAACATTGAGAGCTCGAAAGATATTCTGGCGCGGCCGTGTGACATTCTGATCCCGGCGGCCCTCGAAAGCCAGATCACGGTAGAAAACGCGGACGAGATCAAGGCAAAGATTATCGGAGAGGCAGCCAACGGACCCGTCACGGCGGAGGCCGACGAGATGCTCCTGAAGCGAAATGTGATGATCATTCCGGACGTTTATCTGAACGCGGGCGGCGTGACTGTGTCGTATTTCGAATGGTTGCGGAATTTGTCACACGTGCGCTTTGGAAGAATGAGTCGCCGTTTCGAGCAAAGTGCTCAGGAGCTCATGTTGTCGGCGATGGAGGAGTTGTCTGGCAGTGAGTTCTCGCCGGAACGCAAGGTGCAGATCGCCAGAGGTGCCGACGAGACGACGCTGGTCTATTCCGGGCTTGAGGAAACCATGGTGAACGCCTACGGTGAGATTCGCAGCACCGCCAGGGAAAAGAACCTCGACCTGCGGACTGCGGCCTTCGTGAATGCGATCAACAAGGTCGCTTCATCCTACACGGAGATGGGAATTTTCCCGTAG